From Arachis stenosperma cultivar V10309 chromosome 2, arast.V10309.gnm1.PFL2, whole genome shotgun sequence, one genomic window encodes:
- the LOC130962071 gene encoding probable pectin methyltransferase QUA3, giving the protein MGHANLPASKRVNSTRQWRILDLVSAAFFGLVFLFFVLVFTPLGDSLAASGRQTLLRSGSDPRQRHRLVAAIELGQQMSVEVCPADMVDHMPCEDPRLNSQLSREMNYYRERHCPPPEDTPLCLVPPPTGYRIPVQWPESLHKIWHDNMPHNKIAERKGHQGWMKLEGPHFIFPGGGTMFPDGAEQYIEKLGQYIPISGGTLRTALDMGCGVASFGGYLLSQNILTMSFAPRDSHKSQIQFAVERGVPALVAMLGTRRLPFPAFGFDLVHCSRCLIPFTAYNATYFIEVDRLLRPGGYVVISGPPVQWPKQDKEWSDLQAVARALCYELIAVDGNTVIWKKPTGDLCFPNQNEFGLELCDDSDDPSYAWYFKLKKCVTKPPLVKGEYAIGTIPKWPERLTAIPPRSTLLKNGADVYEADTKRWVRRVAYYKHSLNIKLGTPAIRNVMDMNALFGGFAAALKSDPVWVMNVVPARKPSTLDVVFDRGLIGVYHDWCEPFSTYPRTYDLIHVAGIESLTKDPASGKRRCNLVDLMVEIDRILRPEGTVVVRDTPEAIDKVARIARAVRWRPTIYDKEPESHGRDKILVATKTFWKL; this is encoded by the exons ATGGGTCACGCAAACCTCCCGGCTTCAAAGCGCGTGAACTCCACGCGCCAATGGCGGATCCTTGACCTTGTCTCCGCGGCGTTCTTCGGCCTCGTATTCCTCTTCTTTGTGCTCGTCTTCACCCCTCTAGGTGACTCACTTGCTGCTTCCGGCCGGCAGACGCTGCTTCGGTCGGGCTCCGATCCGCGACAGCGCCACCGACTCGTGGCGGCGATTGAATTGGGGCAACAAATGAGCGTGGAGGTGTGCCCTGCCGACATGGTGGACCACATGCCATGTGAGGATCCCAGGCTCAACAGTCAGCTGAGCAGGGAAATGAATTACTATAGAGAGAGGCATTGCCCGCCGCCAGAGGACACTCCACTCTGCCTTGTTCCGCCGCCTACCGGGTACCGGATTCCGGTGCAGTGGCCTGAGAGCTTGCATAAG ATATGGCATGACAACATGCCACACAACAAGATTGCCGAGAGGAAAGGTCATCAGGGATGGATGAAGCTCGAAGGACCGCATTTTATATTCCCTGGAGGTGGCACAATGTTTCCAGATGGGGCAGAGCAATATATTGAAAAACTTGGTCAATACATTCCAATAAGTGGTGGCACCTTGAGGACCGCTCTTGATATGGGTTGTGGG GTTGCCAGTTTTGGAGGATATTTACTATCTCAAAACATTTTAACTATGTCTTTTGCTCCAAGAGATTCCCATAAATCACAGATACAATTTGCGGTTGAAAGAGGAGTACCAGCTCTGGTTGCCATGCTTGGTACTCGCAGACTCCCATTTCCCGCATTTGGGTTTGACTTAGTTCACTGTTCTCGGTGTTTGATCCCTTTTACAGCCTACA ATGCAACTTACTTCATTGAAGTAGACAGATTGCTTCGCCCTGGTGGATATGTAGTCATCTCAGGTCCCCCGGTTCAGTGGCCTAAACAAGATAAAGAATGGTCTGATCTTCAGGCTGTGGCAAGAGCGTTATGCTATGAACTTATTGCTGTAGATGGCAACACTGTTATCTGGAAAAAGCCAACAGGGGATTTGTGTTTCCCAAACCAAAATGAATTTGGACTTGAGTTATGTGATGATTCAGATGACCCAAGTTATGCTTG GTACTTCAAATTAAAGAAATGTGTCACTAAGCCACCTTTGGTCAAAGGAGAATATGCTATTGGGACGATTCCCAAGTGGCCAGAGAGGTTAACAGCTATACCTCCTCGGTCGACACTCCTGAAGAATGGTGCTGATGTCTACGAGGCTGACACTAAACGGTGGGTGAGGAGGGTTGCTTACTATAAACATTCTCTGAACATTAAGTTGGGAACTCCAGCCATACGAAATGTGATGGACATGAATGCATTGTTTGGGGGTTTTGCGGCAGCACTAAAATCTGATCCTGTGTGGGTTATGAATGTAGTACCAGCCCGCAAGCCATCCACTCTTGATGTGGTCTTTGACAGAGGTCTTATAGGAGTCTATCATGATTG GTGCGAACCTTTCTCAACGTATCCTCGAACTTATGATCTGATCCATGTGGCCGGCATTGAGTCACTTACAAAAGATCCAGCTTCTGGCAAAAGAAG ATGTAACCTTGTTGATTTGATGGTGGAGATCGACCGAATATTGCGGCCAGAAGGAACCGTTGTGGTGAGGGATACCCCTGAAGCCATCGACAAAGTAGCTCGCATTGCTCGCGCAGTGAGGTGGAGACCTACCATATACGATAAAGAACCCGAATCACATGGCAGAGATAAAATTCTAGTTGCAACCAAGACCTTCTGGAAGCTCTAA
- the LOC130960171 gene encoding COP9 signalosome complex subunit 1-like — MDADDETFAPITDEVGANGGDEQRSRRPIISGDHLDIEAYASLYSGRTKIMRLLFIADHSSDEKVGNPSMNLEALRMAYDEIKKGENTQLMREVAQKINGRLGPSYELDSAWCDAVDHRAEQKKEKLDNELNAYRTNLIKESIRMGYNDFGDFYYAHGQLGDAFKSYVRTRDYCTTSKHIVHMCMSVILVSIEMGQFTHVTSYVNKAEQAPDALDSITIAKLRCAAGLANLEAKKYKLAARKFLETNPELGSHYSEVIAPQDVATYGGLCALATFDRTELKSKVIDNLNFRNFLELVPEVRELINDFYSSHYASCLEYLGNLKANLLLDIHLHDHVETLYDQIRHKALIQYTLPFVSVDLSMMANAFKTTVAELQKELEALITDNQIQARIDSHNKILYARHADQRNATFQRVLETGREFDRDVRSMLLRSNLVKHDYNVRQFRKL; from the exons ATGGACGCCGACGATGAAACCTTCGCTCCGATCACCGACGAAGTCGGCGCCAACGGCGGGGACGAGCAGCGAAGCCGGCGGCCGATTATCAGCGGTGACCATCTTGACATCGAGGCGTACGCGAGCCTCTACTCTGGCCGGACGAAGATCATGCGGCTACTTTTCATCGCCGACCACTCCTCCGACGAGAAGGTCGGTAATCCTTCGATGAATCTTGAGGCGCTGCGAATGGCGTACGACGAGATCAAGAAGGGAGAGAACACGCAGCTGATGAGGGAGGTGGCGCAGAAGATTAATGGGAGGTTAGGGCCCAGCTACGAGCTCGATTCCGCGTGGTGCGACGCGGTGGATCATAGGGCCGAGCAGAAGAAGGAGAAGCTCGATAACGAGCTCAATGCGTATAGG ACAAACTTGATCAAAGAAAGCATAAGAATGGGATACAATGATTTTGGAGACTTCTACTATGCTCATGGTCAATTGGGGGATGCGTTCAAAAGTTATGTCCGTACTCGGGATTATTGCACTACTTCGAAGCACATCGTTCATATGTGTATGAGTGTGATTCTAGTCAGCATTGAGATGGGTCAATTCACTCATGTTACAAGCTATGTTAACAAAGCAGAACAGGCACCGGATGCTCTTGACTCAATAACTATAGCAAAGCTTCGTTGCGCTGCAGGATTGGCAAACCTAGAAGCCAAAAAGTACAAGCTTGCTGCTCGAAAG TTTTTAGAAACAAATCCAGAATTAGGGAGTCACTATAGTGAAGTAATTGCACCTCAAGATGTTGCAACCTATGGAGGACTTTGTGCACTTGCAACATTTGATCGGACAGAGTTAAAG AGCAAAGTTATAGACAATCTCAACTTCCGGAATTTCTTGGAGTTAGTGCCCGAAGTAAGGGAACTTATAAATGATTTTTACTCAAG TCACTATGCCTCATGTTTGGAATACTTGGGGAACCTCAAAGCAAACCTTTTGCTTGACATTCATTTGCATGACCATGTCGAGACACTTTACGATCAAATTCGTCACAAGGCCCTGATCCAGTATACACTTCCATTTGTTTCTGTTGATTTGAGCATGATGGCTAACGCATTCAAGACAACAGTTGCTGAACTTCAGAAAGAACTTGAGGCTTTGATTACCGATAATCAAATACAG GCTCGAATCGATTCACACAACAAAATCTTGTATGCACGGCATGCAGATCAAAGGAATGCCACCTTTCAGAGAGTTCTTGAGACTGGAAGGGAGTTCGATCGTGATGTTCGGTCCATGTTGCTGAGATCAAATCTTGTTAAGCATGACTACAATGTTAGGCAATTTAGGAAACTTTGA